Genomic segment of uncultured Desulfobacter sp.:
ATAGATCCCTTGATCTGCAAGTTTGGGCACAATTTGATTCGGATTCAAATCCGCAAATTCAGGAAAATCAAGGGTGTTAAGGATTTGTTGCTGTTCCTCACCGGACAATTTATTAGCGGGTGTGGCACGAAATCCTTGACGCCTATCGGCAGTCCCGGTTTTGCTCCAGCGTTGAAGTGTTCGGAGGGTAAGCCCCAGCAATGCTGAGGCTTTATGCTTCCTGGCACCTGTTTTTTGGGCCTCTGAAATCAGTTGTAATACCCTTTGTTTGTCTGCAGGTAATATCAATCTTCCTCTGGCTCCCCCCAGATTACCTGGGCTTTTTTTTTAAGAACCAATAAGGCTGCTGTTTCCGCAAGGGCTTTTTCTTTGCGGGAAAGGTCTTTTTTTAATGCCGAATTTTCCCGTCGTAACTGAGTCTCGATTACGGAGGTTTGTTTCTTCAAATCAGTTGCCATTCCGGAAACAGCATCTTGCCTCCACTGTTTCAGATGATGGAGGAAAATCCCGTTTTTACGACACCAGGAGGCGCTCTCCTCGGAGGACATAGACCCCGACGCCATCAAGGCTGAGACGCGCTCTTCCGGCGTCCAGTCTCTGGGGTGTCTTTCTTTTGATTTCAAGTTGATGTTACCGCCTTTTCTGTATTCTCTTAACCATTTGCCAATAGTTGACCGCCCAATCCCAAATTCTTTTGATATCTCATCATGGGTTTTGTTCCCCGAGAGTACCTTTTGTAATACAGCTTTTTTAATTTGAATAGAATGTCCCATATCATCACCTCAATGCCCCACTTTTGTTTTTCAATTGAGGCGACATCTATCCTGACACAGGGGGCTATGTGGGCGAATCCAACTTCGGAGTAATGACCAGAAGCCTTCCATTGTATTCACGTGGATTTCACAAAATCCGTCTCCATCGTCGTCTCTGGCATATTCACCGGCCCCATGATTCACGCTTTCATGATCGTAACCCCATTCATCCAACCGGTTATAAATGGCATATTCATCGGTATAGACCAATGTTCCGGGTTTTATAGTGGCCTTTATCAAAGGCTTGATGGTGGTCTGTCGGACATTGGGGAGCATTTGAATCACAACCTGCCCGCAACGTTGTATCATCCCCAAAATAGGTGGCTTCTCTTTTTCCAAGGTACCACGGCCCCTTGCCCCCCTTAATCTGTTACGCCGACCACCTCTTCCTTTTTCTAATACAGCATAAGGGTTGCCTTTATGTCCGGCAACTATATACACCTCATCGCATTCAACCTTATCCCGAAGAGTTATCTGTGGCTTTTTTTTACCACCCCTTCGCGTAACTGAGTCGCCATATTGTGGACATCTCCACGATTAAGCCCCAATTCTTTGGAAATCTGGTTGTTGGATAGATTCAACCCCATAAAATAGAGGCACAATATCCACACTTTGAGAGGTTGGTGATGTCCAGAAAAAATGGTTCCCGTGAGATCATCGAAGCGCCTTCCGCAATCTTTGCATTCATAACGCTGCTTGGCCGAGTCCTTATCATCGTAACCTTTTTTGATTGTGCTTATGGAATGACAAAAAGGACAGTCACGTATTTCCGGCCAGCGTAGGTCTCGAACGGTTTCATAGCATTGTACATCATCTATCAGGCTCTTTATATTTACCTTCATCAGCTCCACTCCGAACACAACCAGTTAGTAGTAGAGCAAATATCTATTATGATAAGAATTGGCAGCGCAAGTCAGATTTCGTTTTTTTCAACAAAATTTAAAGGACCCCAAAACGCGACATGAGCCTAAATAAAAAAGGTATCAACAGCAGTGGTTACCATTTTTTCCGCAATGATAACTATCACCGCCTTCCAAGCAGCCTTTGCAGCCACATTTGAAAATGGGAAAATAGAGGTTTACATCAGCACCTACAAAGATCTGTCCCAAGAGAATTACGTACTTGAAACAGAGATTATCCGCTTTATTGACGAATCGAAGGTTTCCCTTAATATTGCCGTTCAGGAACTAAGATCTGGAAAAATATATTCCGGCAACCCTATCAAAGAAGCAGTCCAAAGGGCTGCGGCCAGAGGTGTCAAAGTTAATTTGATCCTTGAAAAGAGTTATTTAAAACCGGACACGGATAATCAGAAGACATTCGATGAATTCCAAGCGGCTGACAATATCCAAGTCAAAGCCGACGGCAATCCGGCTATTTTTCATGACAAATTCATTGTTCGGGACTACGACGAACCCGGCGCCGCTCTTTTAACCGGTTCCACAAACTTTACTGATACCGGAACAAGGCGCAATTATAATCACATCATCATTTTGCATTTTCCAAACGCAGATCAAAAGAATTATGGCTTGCTCCGGGCTTATCAGGATGAATTTAACGAATTGTGGAATGGTGTTTTTGGCAATAAGAATGATGGTCAGATGGAATCATTCCAGATTGGTCACACCAGGCTCAAAGTACTTTTTTCTCCAGACAATGACCCGGATGATTATTTGCTGGAAACTATTGTTGGCGCCAAAGAGACTTTTGATGTCATGATGTTTACCTTTGGATCCAATTCTCCACTGATGGCCGGCGTGGTCAATCGTTTCCAGGCAGTCAAATATGTCAATCGCCACCAAACGG
This window contains:
- a CDS encoding helix-turn-helix domain-containing protein, which produces MGHSIQIKKAVLQKVLSGNKTHDEISKEFGIGRSTIGKWLREYRKGGNINLKSKERHPRDWTPEERVSALMASGSMSSEESASWCRKNGIFLHHLKQWRQDAVSGMATDLKKQTSVIETQLRRENSALKKDLSRKEKALAETAALLVLKKKAQVIWGEPEED
- a CDS encoding transposase, which translates into the protein MKVNIKSLIDDVQCYETVRDLRWPEIRDCPFCHSISTIKKGYDDKDSAKQRYECKDCGRRFDDLTGTIFSGHHQPLKVWILCLYFMGLNLSNNQISKELGLNRGDVHNMATQLREGVVKKSHR
- a CDS encoding phospholipase D-like domain-containing protein; this encodes MVTIFSAMITITAFQAAFAATFENGKIEVYISTYKDLSQENYVLETEIIRFIDESKVSLNIAVQELRSGKIYSGNPIKEAVQRAAARGVKVNLILEKSYLKPDTDNQKTFDEFQAADNIQVKADGNPAIFHDKFIVRDYDEPGAALLTGSTNFTDTGTRRNYNHIIILHFPNADQKNYGLLRAYQDEFNELWNGVFGNKNDGQMESFQIGHTRLKVLFSPDNDPDDYLLETIVGAKETFDVMMFTFGSNSPLMAGVVNRFQAVKYVNRHQTDEPKIKVRVGMEQSQCRYWSAYQTFKKLGIPVKVENTSAKLHHKVGIIDNKTVILGSYNWTLSADIKNDENVLIVNNPEIAELFTGAFNELWETVLTE
- a CDS encoding IS1595 family transposase — protein: MYIVAGHKGNPYAVLEKGRGGRRNRLRGARGRGTLEKEKPPILGMIQRCGQVVIQMLPNVRQTTIKPLIKATIKPGTLVYTDEYAIYNRLDEWGYDHESVNHGAGEYARDDDGDGFCEIHVNTMEGFWSLLRSWIRPHSPLCQDRCRLN